In Sphingobium amiense, a genomic segment contains:
- a CDS encoding RcnB family protein, with translation MFKKLIMALTATTMIAGPIVTAQAQAQTYGPHRQQATRTVVKHNPHGRTVVKKQTVVRKDTHRRWAKGQRFDRRYATNYRVINNYRDYRLNAPPRGYHWVRSGNDAVLVALTSGIIGAVIGSAIR, from the coding sequence ATGTTCAAGAAACTCATCATGGCCCTGACCGCCACCACCATGATCGCAGGACCGATCGTCACCGCGCAGGCGCAGGCCCAGACCTACGGCCCGCACCGCCAGCAGGCGACGCGCACCGTGGTCAAGCATAACCCCCATGGCCGCACGGTCGTGAAGAAGCAGACTGTCGTCCGGAAGGACACGCATCGCCGCTGGGCGAAGGGTCAGCGCTTCGACCGGCGCTACGCCACCAACTATCGCGTCATCAACAATTATCGCGATTACCGCCTGAACGCCCCGCCGCGCGGCTACCACTGGGTTCGGTCGGGCAATGACGCGGTGCTCGTCGCCCTCACCAGCGGCATCATCGGCGCGGTGATCGGCAGCGCGATCCGGTAA
- a CDS encoding WYL domain-containing protein: MQAPTEIFEAIALQKCLKVTYNKMVVTLAPHILYTRHDEMYIDAVTTDRDGRPPRELKLGTFKLTGLSDIQILDETFEGMYGLYDEGEEKYKGVTLFAIAPESAAA, from the coding sequence ATGCAAGCCCCGACCGAGATTTTTGAAGCGATCGCGCTCCAGAAGTGCCTGAAGGTGACCTACAACAAGATGGTGGTCACGCTGGCGCCGCACATCCTCTACACGCGCCATGACGAGATGTATATCGACGCCGTCACCACGGACCGGGACGGCCGCCCGCCGCGTGAGCTGAAACTCGGCACGTTCAAGCTGACCGGCCTTTCTGACATCCAGATCCTCGATGAGACTTTCGAGGGAATGTATGGCCTCTATGACGAGGGCGAGGAAAAATATAAGGGCGTCACTCTCTTCGCCATCGCGCCCGAAAGCGCGGCGGCTTGA
- a CDS encoding ABC transporter ATP-binding protein, producing the protein MASIIEVSGLTKRYASGFEALKGVDLSISEGEIFALLGPNGAGKTTMISIICGIARPTGGSVTVAGHDIVRDYRGARSAIGLVPQELSTDQFERVIDTVTFSRGLFGKPRNDAHVEKILRDLSLWDKRHNRILELSGGMKRRVMIAKALSHEPRVLFLDEPTAGVDVELRRDMWKLIGELRQTGVTIILTTHYIEEAEEMADRVGVINRGELVLVEEKTALMKKLGKKTLTVVLAEPIEALPAALSEWDVTLHAEGGEIEYIFDTQAERTGVSSLLRRLGDLGIGYKDLNTRQSSLEDIFVSLVHEEKAA; encoded by the coding sequence ATGGCATCCATCATCGAGGTTAGCGGCCTGACGAAACGATATGCGTCGGGTTTCGAGGCGCTGAAAGGCGTCGATCTTTCCATCAGCGAAGGCGAGATTTTCGCGCTGCTCGGGCCGAACGGTGCGGGCAAGACGACGATGATCTCGATCATCTGCGGCATCGCCCGACCAACCGGCGGCAGCGTGACCGTCGCCGGGCACGACATCGTTCGCGACTATCGCGGCGCGCGCTCCGCCATCGGTCTTGTGCCGCAGGAGCTTTCGACCGATCAGTTCGAGCGGGTGATCGACACCGTGACTTTCAGCCGCGGCCTGTTCGGCAAGCCGCGCAATGACGCCCATGTCGAGAAAATTCTGCGCGACCTGTCGCTCTGGGACAAGCGCCACAACAGGATTCTGGAACTGTCGGGCGGCATGAAGCGGCGCGTGATGATCGCCAAGGCGCTGTCACACGAACCGCGCGTGCTGTTCCTCGACGAACCGACCGCCGGCGTCGATGTAGAACTGCGCCGCGACATGTGGAAACTGATCGGCGAACTGCGCCAGACCGGCGTCACCATCATCCTCACCACCCATTATATCGAGGAGGCGGAGGAGATGGCTGACCGGGTGGGTGTCATCAACCGCGGCGAACTGGTGCTGGTCGAAGAGAAGACCGCGCTGATGAAGAAGCTCGGCAAGAAGACGCTGACCGTCGTTCTCGCCGAACCGATCGAGGCGTTGCCCGCCGCGCTTTCCGAATGGGACGTGACGTTGCACGCCGAGGGCGGCGAAATAGAGTATATTTTCGATACGCAGGCCGAGCGCACCGGCGTGTCGTCGCTGCTGCGGCGGCTGGGCGATCTCGGAATCGGCTACAAGGATCTCAACACCCGGCAGAGTAGCCTGGAGGATATCTTCGTTAGCCTCGTCCATGAGGAGAAGGCGGCATGA
- a CDS encoding GntP family permease, whose product MAVAIAALSLILLMVAAYRGMSVILMAPLLAMLAVFMTDPAAVPAAFSGLFMERVASFLKLYFPVFLLGALFGKLVEISGFSRAIVTAVIGLVGASRAIPAIMIVTALLTYGGVSVFVAVFAVYPFAAEMFRHADIPKRLVPATIGLGAITFTMDAMPGTPQIQNIIPTSFFGTTTWAAPVLGGIGSLCIVGMGLAYLGWRRRSLAAAGEGYGAPETLVNEPVPVADDALVHPLIALLPLLVVGLGNLALTLSIPRWLPQEEVKLSLPGMAEPVAVKVAQVSALWAVEGALLAGIATILLFAFRTVARRFAEGSKAAVGGALLAGMNTAVEYGFGAVIAALPGFLIVKDALRAVPDPLVNEAITVTSLAGITGSASGGLSIALAAMADQFMAAGDAAGIPREVLHRVASMASGGMDSLPHNGAVITLLAVTGLTHRQAYKDIFALTLIKTLTVFIIIAVFYLTGLA is encoded by the coding sequence ATGGCAGTGGCAATAGCGGCGCTATCCCTCATCCTGCTGATGGTCGCGGCCTATCGCGGCATGAGCGTCATCCTGATGGCGCCGCTCCTGGCGATGCTGGCGGTGTTCATGACCGATCCGGCGGCGGTGCCTGCCGCTTTCTCCGGCCTGTTCATGGAGCGGGTGGCGAGCTTCCTAAAACTCTATTTCCCGGTGTTCCTATTGGGTGCGCTGTTCGGCAAGCTGGTCGAGATTTCCGGCTTTTCCCGTGCGATCGTCACGGCGGTGATCGGTCTGGTGGGCGCATCGCGCGCCATTCCGGCGATCATGATCGTGACCGCGCTGCTCACCTATGGCGGCGTGTCGGTGTTCGTCGCGGTGTTCGCCGTCTATCCCTTCGCGGCCGAAATGTTCCGCCACGCCGACATCCCCAAGCGACTGGTGCCCGCGACCATCGGCCTCGGCGCCATTACTTTTACGATGGACGCGATGCCGGGCACGCCGCAGATCCAGAACATCATCCCCACCAGCTTCTTCGGCACGACGACCTGGGCCGCGCCGGTGCTGGGCGGGATCGGGTCGCTGTGTATCGTCGGCATGGGCCTTGCCTATCTCGGCTGGCGTCGGCGGTCCCTCGCGGCGGCGGGGGAGGGCTATGGCGCGCCAGAAACGCTGGTGAACGAGCCGGTGCCGGTTGCCGACGACGCGCTGGTCCACCCGCTGATCGCGCTGCTGCCCCTGCTGGTGGTGGGGCTGGGCAATCTGGCGCTCACGCTGTCGATTCCACGCTGGCTGCCGCAGGAGGAAGTGAAGCTGTCGCTGCCCGGAATGGCCGAGCCGGTAGCGGTCAAGGTGGCGCAGGTGTCCGCGCTCTGGGCGGTGGAAGGCGCTCTGCTGGCCGGGATCGCCACCATCCTGCTGTTCGCGTTCAGAACGGTGGCGCGCCGCTTTGCCGAAGGATCGAAAGCGGCCGTAGGCGGCGCGCTGCTCGCAGGCATGAACACGGCGGTCGAATATGGGTTCGGCGCGGTGATTGCCGCCTTGCCCGGCTTCCTGATCGTCAAGGATGCGCTGCGCGCCGTTCCCGATCCGCTAGTCAACGAAGCGATCACCGTCACGTCGCTCGCGGGCATCACCGGTTCCGCTTCGGGCGGCCTGTCGATCGCGCTCGCCGCGATGGCCGATCAGTTCATGGCGGCGGGGGACGCTGCCGGCATCCCGCGGGAAGTGCTGCACCGGGTCGCGTCGATGGCGTCGGGCGGCATGGACAGCCTGCCGCATAACGGCGCGGTCATCACGCTGCTCGCCGTGACGGGCCTGACCCATAGGCAGGCCTATAAAGACATTTTCGCCCTGACGCTCATCAAGACGCTGACCGTGTTCATCATCATCGCCGTCTTTTACCTGACGGGGCTGGCCTGA
- a CDS encoding ABC transporter permease yields the protein MSLQNLRAIAAIYRFELHRFRRTLLTGLLVPVITTSLYFVVFGGAIGSRMTEIDGIPYAAFIVPGLIMMSMFTESIFNASFGIYMPKFTGTIYELLSAPVSATETVIAYVGAAATKSLIVGTIIFVTAHLFVDVPVAHPFAMAAFMVLIAVSFCLFGFILGIWAQSFEQLQVIPLLLIMPMTFLGGAFYSVHMLGEPWRTITLFNPIVYLISGFRWTFFGRGDVEIEFSLLFVAGMLALCVGIIAWMFRTGYRLKK from the coding sequence ATGAGCCTCCAGAATCTGCGCGCCATCGCCGCCATCTACAGGTTCGAACTGCACCGTTTCCGCCGCACGCTGCTGACCGGGCTGCTGGTCCCGGTCATCACCACGTCGCTCTATTTCGTGGTGTTCGGCGGCGCGATCGGATCGCGCATGACAGAAATCGACGGCATCCCTTATGCGGCCTTCATCGTGCCCGGTCTCATCATGATGTCGATGTTCACGGAAAGCATCTTCAACGCGAGTTTCGGCATCTATATGCCCAAATTCACCGGCACCATCTACGAACTGCTATCCGCGCCCGTATCCGCAACGGAGACGGTGATCGCCTATGTCGGCGCGGCGGCGACCAAGTCGCTGATCGTGGGCACCATCATCTTCGTGACGGCGCACCTGTTCGTCGATGTGCCGGTCGCGCATCCCTTCGCCATGGCGGCGTTCATGGTGCTGATCGCGGTCAGTTTCTGCCTGTTCGGCTTTATCCTGGGCATCTGGGCGCAGAGTTTCGAGCAGTTGCAGGTGATCCCGCTGCTGCTCATCATGCCGATGACGTTCCTGGGGGGCGCCTTCTATTCGGTGCATATGCTCGGCGAACCGTGGCGCACGATCACGCTGTTCAACCCTATCGTCTATCTGATCTCCGGCTTCCGCTGGACCTTCTTCGGGCGCGGCGATGTGGAGATCGAGTTCAGCCTGCTGTTCGTGGCGGGGATGCTGGCGCTGTGCGTCGGCATCATCGCGTGGATGTTCCGCACCGGATACAGGCTGAAGAAATGA
- the rpsR gene encoding 30S ribosomal protein S18 has translation MARPFFRRRKSCPFAAKDAPKIDYKDVRLLQGFVSERGKIVPSRITAVSAKKQRELAQAIKRARHLGLLPYIVK, from the coding sequence ATGGCACGCCCGTTTTTCCGCCGCCGCAAGAGCTGCCCCTTCGCCGCCAAGGATGCGCCGAAGATTGATTACAAGGACGTTCGTCTGCTTCAGGGCTTCGTGTCCGAACGCGGCAAGATCGTCCCCAGCCGCATCACGGCCGTTTCGGCCAAGAAGCAGCGCGAACTGGCTCAGGCCATCAAGCGCGCCCGTCACCTGGGCCTGCTGCCCTACATCGTGAAGTAA
- a CDS encoding ABC transporter permease produces MLGTTVILAFRAINRHKLRSFLTTLGIIIGVAAVVTMVTLGNGATAAVREQISSLGANVLQLRPGQGFGRGGGGPRPPDFKEADLTAIENQLTGVRAVAPVVQSSGTAIYEGNNWSTTVYGTTSAYSEVQQWKVADGRLFLPDEEEAGRSVCIIGNTVRTNLFQGAEPVGKRMRIKGVSCQVIGVLTTRGQGGFGDQDDVVVMPIRFVQRRFTGDRDISQIMVAVDDAYDTSTVQASLEELMRERRKVKPGSEDNFNVFDTKQISDTLTGTTTILTQIVGAVAAISLLVGGIGIMNIMLVSVTERTREIGIRLAIGAVAREVLMQFLVEAIVLSCLGGLIGLFLALIASVAIAPLMQVPFLFDLRVNLIAFLFSAAIGVVFGYFPARRAAALNPIDALRHE; encoded by the coding sequence ATGCTGGGCACCACCGTCATCCTCGCCTTCCGCGCGATCAACCGGCACAAGCTGCGGAGTTTTCTGACCACGCTGGGCATCATCATCGGCGTGGCGGCGGTGGTGACGATGGTGACGCTGGGCAACGGCGCGACCGCCGCCGTGCGCGAACAGATCAGTTCGCTGGGCGCCAACGTCCTGCAACTGCGCCCCGGACAGGGTTTCGGTCGCGGCGGCGGCGGTCCCCGCCCGCCCGACTTCAAGGAAGCGGACCTCACCGCCATCGAGAACCAGTTGACCGGCGTGCGCGCCGTCGCTCCGGTGGTGCAGTCGAGCGGCACCGCGATCTACGAAGGCAACAACTGGTCCACAACCGTCTACGGCACCACATCCGCCTATTCCGAAGTGCAGCAGTGGAAGGTCGCGGATGGCCGCCTGTTCCTGCCCGACGAGGAAGAAGCGGGCCGATCGGTCTGCATCATCGGCAATACGGTGCGCACGAACCTGTTTCAGGGTGCGGAACCGGTCGGCAAGCGGATGCGCATCAAGGGCGTTTCCTGTCAGGTGATCGGCGTCTTGACGACGCGCGGCCAGGGCGGCTTCGGCGATCAGGACGATGTGGTCGTGATGCCGATCAGGTTCGTGCAGCGCCGCTTCACCGGCGACCGCGACATCAGTCAGATCATGGTCGCGGTGGACGACGCCTATGACACCAGCACCGTGCAGGCCAGCCTTGAGGAGCTGATGCGCGAACGGCGCAAGGTGAAACCGGGGTCGGAAGATAATTTCAACGTCTTCGACACCAAGCAGATCAGCGACACGCTGACCGGCACGACAACCATCCTGACGCAGATCGTCGGTGCTGTCGCGGCCATATCGCTGCTGGTCGGCGGGATCGGCATTATGAACATCATGCTGGTATCGGTGACGGAGCGGACGCGGGAGATCGGCATCCGCCTCGCCATCGGCGCGGTGGCGCGGGAAGTACTGATGCAGTTTCTGGTAGAGGCCATCGTGCTGTCCTGCCTCGGCGGGCTGATTGGCCTGTTCCTCGCGCTGATCGCCTCGGTCGCCATTGCCCCGCTGATGCAGGTGCCGTTCCTGTTCGACCTGCGCGTCAACCTGATCGCCTTCCTCTTTTCCGCCGCGATCGGGGTGGTGTTCGGCTATTTCCCGGCGCGGCGGGCGGCGGCTCTCAACCCCATCGACGCCCTGCGACACGAGTGA
- a CDS encoding ABC transporter ATP-binding protein, with protein sequence MTGDPIISLRGVTKVYGDGPTAFQALKGIDLDIAAGDFVAVMGPSGSGKSTTMNILGCLDVPSGGQFLFKGRHVETLDRDQRALLRRRYLGFVFQGFNLLSRTTALENVELPLLYRGEDKKVRYEMGMAALDKVGLREWWDHTPAELSGGQQQRVAIARAIVTQPDVLLADEPTGNLDSERSVEIMELLTDLNRNSGITVLMVTHEPDMAAYARTIVHFKDGLVERIEEGVKA encoded by the coding sequence ATGACGGGCGATCCCATCATTTCCCTGCGCGGCGTGACCAAGGTCTATGGCGACGGGCCGACCGCCTTTCAGGCATTGAAGGGCATCGACCTCGACATCGCGGCAGGCGACTTTGTGGCCGTCATGGGTCCATCGGGGTCGGGCAAGTCGACAACGATGAACATCCTCGGCTGCCTCGACGTGCCGTCAGGGGGACAGTTTCTGTTCAAGGGCCGACATGTCGAAACGCTCGACCGCGACCAGCGCGCACTCCTTCGCCGCCGCTACCTCGGCTTCGTGTTTCAGGGCTTCAACCTTCTTTCCCGCACCACCGCGCTGGAGAATGTCGAACTGCCGCTCCTCTATCGGGGCGAGGACAAGAAGGTTCGCTACGAGATGGGCATGGCCGCGCTCGACAAGGTGGGGCTACGGGAATGGTGGGACCATACCCCCGCCGAACTGTCGGGCGGTCAGCAGCAGCGCGTCGCCATCGCACGCGCCATCGTGACGCAGCCCGACGTTCTGCTCGCCGACGAACCGACCGGCAACCTCGATTCGGAACGATCGGTCGAGATCATGGAGTTGCTGACCGACCTCAACCGCAACAGCGGCATCACGGTCCTCATGGTGACACACGAACCCGATATGGCCGCTTATGCGCGCACCATCGTCCATTTCAAGGACGGTCTGGTGGAGCGGATCGAGGAAGGAGTGAAGGCGTAA
- the rplI gene encoding 50S ribosomal protein L9 translates to MEIILLERIEKLGAIGDIVTVKDGYARNYLLPNKKALRSNNANKKVFEANRAKIEADNAARRSDAEKAAEGVNGKQIVLIRQSSNAGQLYGSVAVRDIVEALHADGVTNVSKAMVVLERPIKTLGLFDVKVALHPEVVTTISVNVARSPDEADLQAQGVDVMADLFEKDESGFTEDYDPNAEPGEIATSAAADEETAEEA, encoded by the coding sequence ATGGAAATCATCCTGCTCGAGCGTATCGAGAAGCTGGGCGCAATCGGCGACATCGTGACCGTCAAGGACGGCTACGCCCGCAACTATCTGCTGCCCAACAAGAAGGCTCTTCGTTCGAACAACGCGAACAAGAAGGTCTTCGAAGCCAACCGCGCCAAGATCGAGGCTGACAACGCCGCCCGCCGTTCGGACGCCGAAAAGGCCGCCGAAGGCGTCAACGGCAAGCAGATCGTCCTGATCCGCCAGTCGTCCAACGCCGGCCAGCTTTATGGTTCGGTCGCGGTCCGCGACATCGTGGAAGCGCTGCACGCCGATGGCGTGACCAACGTCTCCAAGGCGATGGTCGTGCTGGAACGCCCGATCAAAACGCTGGGCCTGTTCGACGTGAAGGTCGCGCTGCACCCCGAAGTCGTCACCACCATCTCGGTCAATGTCGCCCGCTCGCCGGACGAGGCCGACCTTCAGGCGCAGGGCGTCGACGTGATGGCCGACCTCTTCGAAAAGGACGAGAGCGGCTTCACCGAAGACTATGATCCCAATGCCGAACCGGGCGAGATCGCCACGTCGGCGGCTGCTGACGAAGAGACGGCCGAAGAGGCCTGA
- the rpsF gene encoding 30S ribosomal protein S6, whose product MALYEHVFLARQDLAQAQVDALAETATKIVEDMEGKVTKVETWGLRSLAYKIAKNRKAHYVMLNIDAPAGVVAELERQTQINEDIIRYMTVKVDALETGPSVMMRKQDRPDRGGRGDRGDRGDRGPRREREEAAGE is encoded by the coding sequence ATGGCTCTTTACGAGCATGTGTTCCTTGCGCGCCAGGATCTGGCACAGGCGCAGGTGGACGCTCTGGCGGAAACCGCCACCAAGATCGTCGAGGATATGGAAGGCAAGGTCACGAAGGTCGAGACCTGGGGTCTGCGCAGCCTCGCCTACAAGATCGCCAAGAACCGCAAGGCGCACTATGTGATGCTGAACATCGACGCCCCCGCCGGCGTCGTCGCGGAACTGGAGCGCCAGACGCAGATCAACGAAGACATCATCCGCTACATGACCGTCAAGGTCGACGCGCTGGAAACCGGCCCGTCTGTGATGATGCGCAAGCAGGACCGCCCCGATCGTGGCGGCCGCGGCGACCGTGGTGATCGCGGTGACCGTGGCCCGCGCCGCGAGCGCGAAGAAGCCGCTGGCGAATAA
- a CDS encoding plasmid stabilization protein has protein sequence MPQGDKSSYTDKQKRKARHIEEGYEDRGVSRDEAERRAWATVNKESGGGNKSGSGRGKADTHGSSRKGGRKGGAASARRSAADRSAAAKKGWETRRKKAG, from the coding sequence ATGCCCCAGGGCGACAAGAGCAGCTACACCGACAAGCAGAAGCGCAAGGCCCGCCACATCGAGGAGGGCTACGAGGATCGCGGTGTTTCCAGAGACGAGGCGGAGCGCCGAGCGTGGGCGACCGTCAACAAGGAGTCAGGCGGCGGCAACAAATCCGGATCGGGCCGGGGCAAGGCGGACACGCATGGCTCCTCCCGCAAGGGCGGCCGGAAGGGCGGGGCTGCGTCCGCCCGCCGCTCCGCTGCCGACCGTTCCGCCGCTGCCAAAAAGGGGTGGGAAACGCGGCGGAAGAAGGCGGGCTGA
- a CDS encoding DUF808 domain-containing protein, producing MPSGLIALLDDVAGIAKMTAASLDDVAGAAGKAGSKAAGVVIDDTAVTPNYVMGISPQRELPIIWKIAKGSLRNKLLFLLPAALLLSAFAPWALPPLLMLGGAFLCYEAVEKIAEAFGGDHAEDDSAPADPAELEKQKVSSAIRTDFILSGEIMAISLGTVADKPLWEQAIVLVVVAFFITAGVYGVVGFIVKMDDIGLHLARRSSAAVRALGRGLVKAMPILMSLLGVVGTAAMLWVGGGLIVHGLHEFHWDLIPGVIHHVAQGAAHASPAMSGAVEWIVNAAGGALVGLVIGGLVVAALHVLPSKAHKG from the coding sequence ATGCCTTCAGGGCTGATCGCGTTGCTCGACGATGTGGCGGGCATCGCCAAAATGACCGCCGCGTCGCTCGATGATGTCGCGGGCGCGGCGGGCAAGGCGGGGTCGAAGGCGGCGGGCGTCGTGATCGACGATACGGCGGTTACGCCCAATTATGTCATGGGCATCAGTCCGCAGCGCGAATTGCCGATCATCTGGAAAATCGCGAAGGGATCTTTGCGCAACAAGCTGCTGTTCCTGCTGCCTGCCGCCCTGCTGCTGTCCGCGTTCGCGCCATGGGCGCTGCCGCCGCTTCTGATGCTGGGCGGCGCGTTCCTGTGTTACGAGGCTGTCGAGAAGATCGCCGAGGCATTCGGTGGCGATCACGCCGAAGACGATAGCGCACCTGCCGATCCTGCGGAACTTGAGAAGCAGAAGGTGTCGAGCGCCATCCGCACCGATTTCATCCTGTCGGGTGAGATCATGGCGATTTCGCTCGGCACGGTGGCCGACAAGCCGCTCTGGGAACAGGCGATCGTGCTGGTGGTGGTGGCGTTCTTCATCACCGCGGGGGTGTATGGCGTGGTCGGCTTCATCGTGAAGATGGATGACATCGGGCTTCATCTGGCCCGGCGCAGTTCGGCGGCTGTCCGCGCACTGGGCCGAGGTCTGGTAAAGGCGATGCCGATCCTCATGTCGTTGCTGGGCGTCGTCGGCACGGCGGCGATGCTGTGGGTGGGCGGCGGCCTGATCGTCCATGGCCTGCACGAATTTCACTGGGATCTGATCCCCGGGGTCATCCACCATGTCGCGCAGGGCGCAGCCCATGCCAGCCCTGCGATGAGCGGAGCCGTCGAGTGGATCGTCAACGCGGCGGGCGGCGCTCTGGTCGGACTGGTGATCGGCGGACTTGTCGTCGCAGCCCTGCACGTGCTGCCGTCGAAGGCGCACAAGGGCTGA
- a CDS encoding MATE family efflux transporter, with amino-acid sequence MRSPWRTEAGALIALALPMIAGNIAWAAIAASDLLLLGRRGAESVAAGALAINLFHALLIFGMGLVTAASPLIASERGRRRHSVRDVRRTVHQTLRAALFFVLPAWALLWECETILLAMGQEPDLARGAAALMHGLQWALLPFLGFTTLRNFIAALERPVWGLVIMLAAIPFNVLMGWALIFGHLGFPEMGLFGAGLASSLSSSFLFIGLLAVILLDRRFRRYRLMGRFWTRDRERHRQVWALGLPIAVTLGFETTVFNASAFLMGLIGRDSLAAHAVAVQIAALVFMVPMGIGQAATVRVGIAHGRRDRAAIGRAGWLALILGTGFAVGAATLLLLFPRALISAFLDLSDPANAQTVTLAVSFLGIAALFQLVDAAQAVGAGVLRGVQDTKVPMIFALIGYWIVGVGVGAFLAFPLHMAGLGIWIGLASGLGAVASLLLARWALRERLGLVAF; translated from the coding sequence ATGCGATCTCCATGGCGGACCGAAGCTGGCGCACTGATCGCGCTGGCCCTGCCGATGATCGCGGGCAACATCGCCTGGGCGGCCATCGCGGCAAGCGATCTGTTGCTGCTGGGCCGTCGCGGCGCGGAAAGCGTCGCGGCGGGCGCCCTCGCCATCAACCTGTTCCATGCGCTGCTGATCTTCGGCATGGGGCTGGTGACGGCTGCATCGCCGCTCATCGCCAGCGAGCGGGGACGGCGGCGGCACAGCGTCCGCGACGTCCGGCGCACCGTTCACCAGACGCTGCGCGCGGCGCTGTTCTTCGTCCTGCCCGCCTGGGCCCTGCTGTGGGAATGCGAAACCATCCTGCTCGCCATGGGGCAGGAACCGGACCTCGCGCGCGGAGCTGCAGCGCTGATGCATGGCCTGCAATGGGCGCTGCTGCCGTTCCTGGGCTTTACCACCCTGCGCAATTTCATCGCCGCGCTCGAAAGGCCGGTATGGGGGCTGGTCATCATGCTCGCCGCCATTCCTTTCAACGTTCTGATGGGCTGGGCGCTGATCTTCGGGCATCTCGGCTTTCCGGAAATGGGCCTGTTCGGGGCCGGGCTGGCGAGCAGCCTGTCCTCCTCATTCCTGTTCATCGGGCTGCTGGCGGTCATCCTGCTGGACCGGCGGTTCCGGCGTTACCGACTGATGGGCCGGTTCTGGACCCGCGACCGGGAACGGCACCGTCAGGTCTGGGCGCTGGGGCTGCCCATTGCGGTGACGCTGGGTTTCGAAACGACCGTGTTCAATGCCTCGGCTTTCCTCATGGGACTGATCGGGCGCGACTCGCTCGCCGCGCATGCCGTCGCGGTCCAGATCGCTGCGCTGGTGTTCATGGTGCCCATGGGCATCGGACAGGCGGCGACGGTCAGGGTCGGGATCGCCCACGGCCGCCGGGACCGGGCCGCTATCGGGCGTGCGGGATGGCTTGCACTGATATTGGGGACAGGCTTTGCCGTTGGCGCGGCCACGCTGCTGCTCCTGTTCCCCCGCGCCCTCATCAGCGCCTTCCTCGATCTGTCTGACCCGGCGAACGCGCAGACGGTGACGCTGGCAGTCAGTTTTCTGGGAATTGCCGCACTGTTCCAGCTTGTCGATGCGGCGCAGGCGGTGGGCGCGGGCGTGCTGCGCGGTGTGCAGGACACGAAAGTGCCGATGATCTTCGCGCTCATCGGCTACTGGATCGTGGGCGTCGGCGTTGGCGCGTTCCTGGCCTTCCCGCTTCACATGGCTGGCCTTGGCATCTGGATCGGCCTTGCCAGCGGGCTGGGAGCGGTCGCCTCCCTCCTGTTGGCCCGCTGGGCGCTGCGCGAACGGCTGGGCCTCGTGGCATTCTGA